From the genome of Eucalyptus grandis isolate ANBG69807.140 chromosome 2, ASM1654582v1, whole genome shotgun sequence, one region includes:
- the LOC120290548 gene encoding uncharacterized protein LOC120290548: MQSHSLSFFFSIWQVQFPELRSMDLFHMDNLSKIWTDTPQETLTFDCLWKVEVRNCKGLENLFPYWVATSLTHLGKLQVESCEIEEIVANGGDTPRSNTTQNLFPELTSLVLCDMPRLKSFYPNLPTLHWPLLKELCVTHCDKLNMLSFTASMNSWAQKYDQQDLSNQEAHSSFERDFPNFERLLLVNNNIHMIQDGNFPDDIFSKPIALTLACFHDENAIFPSIFLLERFQNLQRLEVLCSSFEDIFPDEGLVEEGKHPVLENLRKIKLNKLHNLKRVWREDSLVSKILQSIKKFEIWDCPCLTTIFPTVASFQNLTELVVKNSSGLVHLVTVSTVTNLMHLNTMTIIGCEKMKEVVSNDGNGEGKVISFGNLRYLKLQDLPSLECFSSILSCTFKFPWLHSIEVEECPKMKTFSKGTLSTPKLSWRYSSSKPVQIQVGRRELGGG; the protein is encoded by the exons ATGCAATCACAttcattgtcattttttttctcaatatggCAGGTACAATTTCCTGAACTTAGGTCGATGGATCTCTTCCACATGGacaatttaagcaaaatatGGACTGACACTCCTCAAGAAACTCTTACTTTTGATTGTTTATGGAAAGTGGAGGTTCGGAATTGTAAGGGccttgaaaatttgtttccGTATTGGGTGGCTACAAGTTTAACCCACCTTGGAAAACTTCAAGTGGAGTCTTGTGAGATCGAGGAAATAGTCGCTAATGGAGGTGACACTCCACGCTCCAATACTACCCAAAATCTTTTCCCAGAACTAACCTCTTTGGTGTTATGTGACATGCCACGACTCAAGAGTTTCTATCCTAACTTGCCCACTTTGCATTGGCCATTATTGAAGGAATTATGTGTGACTCACTGTGACAAACTGAACATGTTATCCTTTACGGCATCCATGAACAGTTGGGCTCAAAAATATGATCAACAAGACCTTTCAAATCAAGAAGCACACTCTTCATTTGAGAGG GACTTTCCCAACTTTGAGAGACTTTTATTAGTCAATAACAATATTCATATGATACAAGATGGAAATTTTCCCGATGATATCTTTAGCAAACCAATAGCACTAACACTGGCATGCTTTCATGATGAAAATGCCATCTTTCCTTCCATATTCCTCCTAGAGAGATTTCAGAATCTACAAAGGCTTGAGGTATTATGTAGCTCCTTTGAAGATATATTCCCGGACGAAGGGCTTGTTGAAGAGGGGAAACATCCGGTgcttgaaaatttaagaaaaattaagttaAACAAGCTACACAACCTGAAGCGTGTGTGGAGAGAAGACTCTTTAGtgtcgaaaattcttcaaagcatcaaaaaatttgagatttgggATTGTCCCTGTTTGACGACAATATTTCCAACTGTGGCATCCTTCCAGAATCTGACGGAGTTAGTGGTGAAGAATTCCTCTGGATTGGTACATCTAGTAACAGTTTCAACGGTCACAAATTTGATGCATCTCAATACCATGACTATAATAGGATGTGAAAAAATGAAGGAAGTAGTGTCTAATGATGGAAACggagaaggaaaagtgatttcttttggAAATCTACGCTATTTGAAACTCCAAGATCTGCCAAGCCTAGAatgcttctcctccatcttgaGTTGCACCTTCAAGTTCCCATGGTTACATAGTATTGAAGTGGAAGAGTGTCCGAAAATGAAGACCTTTTCTAAGGGTACGCTAAGCACACCAAAACTAAGTTGGCGGTATAGTTCGAGTAAGCCTGTTCAGATACAAGTGGGAAGGAGGGAACTGGGAGGAGGGTGA